A region from the Pochonia chlamydosporia 170 chromosome Unknown PCv3seq00013, whole genome shotgun sequence genome encodes:
- a CDS encoding nitrogen assimilation transcription factor nirA (similar to Verticillium alfalfae VaMs.102 XP_003007696.1) has translation MDRDSDSQTPSGPSQPSTHNTPQGTATTSTQSQNHPTPAASSSSSSKPSASNPQNSKRRRGLGVVTPNACTECRKKRAKCDGQRPCGRCKAQKDIECVYEIPVRQSKENLRTEIESLRVRQRSSDQVFAALVRPDLWEEVLRRLRGGQSVENISDWLGTALSSDVNADPRMGSVSGFGPGSSRGIGQLSLGADTGTAQQPSLRGEGQQHSPWTVSQEGSTRSNSYPDVMNWTSDTMSRPPQTRVGSWAESMPPDHMSDTSMPRYRGLEQVLSHLSEAEWKTPPHSWTGITNDLNLVQHLLALYFCWEYPTFASLSKEHFLQDFQDGRHRYCSPILVNALMALGCRFSTHPMTRANPNDPYSSGDHFFKESQRLFNQETDHHTLTTIQALGIMSIREASCGRDSESWYYAGQSIRLAVEMGLHRIQDGLDEDELAVQAATFWGAFALDHAWSLATGSLPQCSCFPHLPPKPGIIGNIEASLWVPYTDDGAPLQRSCEQPSNVRSVYKCFCELSELVHQSLYILHSPGKPLTARELLKIYTQYLNWYDRIPEVLRLGHNFTPAVLFAHMYYHFAILLLFRPLIKLRIIGSKILPKDVCSQAADAIQGLLTSYSQLYTLRRTPSFVPYFVLTASIMHLAIGASDALNVNPGKVTPADIKKAVRVDSRVQEALKRGIADLTEMAPCHHFAEQALNILRYLAKKWNIEVDFENNNLTPEDYDRLVRPYTSSLNFFAPNVGVEDFICDWGSGNRLVGNEQNRQVEKAAESIQNPLFWPFPMQGRPILPTGKELEQAGFALLAPNRD, from the exons ATGGACAGAGACAGCGATAGCCAGACCCCGTCGGGTCCGAGCCAACCTAGTACTCACAATACCCCCCAAGGAACAGCTACTACTAGCACACAGTCGCAAAATCACCCTACACCTGCcgcctcgtcctcttcgtcgtcgaaaCCATCAGCTAGTAACCCGCAGAATTCTAAGCGAAGGAGAGGTCTGGGCGTCGTCACGCCCAATGCGTGCACAGAATGTCGCAAGAAGAGAGCAAAG TGCGATGGCCAACGGCCATGTGGGCGCTGCAAAGCCCAAAAGGACATCGAGTGTGTCTACGAGATCCCCGTACGCCAATCTAAAGAGAACCTCCGAACAGAAATTGAGAGCCTCCGTGTTCGTCAGCGGTCCAGCGATCAAGTATTTGCTGCTCTTGTCAGACCAGATCTATGGGAAGAGGTGCTACGGAGGCTCCGGGGAGGCCAGTCTGTGGAAAATATATCCGACTGGCTGGGCACTGCGTTGTCGTCCGATGTCAATGCTGATCCTAGAATGGGTTCAGTGTCTGGTTTCGGCCCTGGGTCTTCTCGCGGCATAGGCCAGCTCTCTCTCGGGGCTGACACCGGGACAGCTCAACAACCCAGTTTGCGAGGCGAGGGCCAACAACACAGCCCATGGACAGTGAGCCAAGAAGGCTCAACAAGGAGCAACTCGTACCCGGATGTCATGAACTGGACTTCAGATACCATGTCCCGGCCGCCGCAGACGAGAGTAGGTTCATGGGCGGAGAGCATGCCTCCAGACCACATGTCCGACACTAGTATGCCGAGATACCGGGGCCTCGAGCAAGTCCTGTCGCACTTGAGTGAAGCGGAATGGAAAACGCCACCTCACTCATGGACAGGCATCACCAACGACCTTAACCTCGTGCAACACCTGCTGGCACTGTACTTTTGCTGGGAGTATCCCACGTTTGCGTCGTTGAGTAAAGAACATTTCTTGCAGGATTTTCAGGATGGACGGCATCGATACTGCTCCCCGATTCTCGTAAACGCTCTCATGGCTCTGGGATGTCGCTTCTCAACCCATCCCATGACGCGGGCGAACCCCAACGACCCCTATTCTTCAGGAGATCACTTCTTCAAGGAGTCTCAGAGACTGTTCAATCAAGAAACCGATCACCACACTCTGACCACCATTCAAGCCCTTGGGATAATGTCCATTCGAGAAGCCAGCTGCGGACGGGACTCGGAAAGTTGGTATTATGCTGGACAGAGCATAAGATTGGCTGTTGAAATGGGGTTGCATCGCATTCAGGACGGTTTGGACGAGGATGAGCTGGCGGTCCAAGCTGCGACATTTTGGGGTGCCTTTGCACTTGACCA TGCCTGGTCGTTGGCAACGGGATCATTACCGCAATGCTCCTGTTTCCCTCACCTTCCACCAAAGCCTGGTATcattggcaacattgagGCGTCCTTATGGGTCCCGTATACAGATGATG GAGCGCCACTGCAAAGATCATGTGAACAGCCGTCCAATGTACGGTCTGTATACAAGTGCTTTTGCGAGTTGAGCGAGCTGGTGCACCAGTCACTTTACATCCTCCATTCGCCGGGAAAGCCGTTGACGGCCAGAGAATTGTTGAAGATTTACACGCAATATCTGAATTGGTATGATAGGATACCAGAGGTATTGCGGTTGGGTCACAATTTTACTCCGGCCGTGTTATTTGCGCA CATGTACTACCATTTTGCgattcttctcctcttccgCCCGCTTATTAAACTGCGCATCATTGGGTCAAAGATCCTGCCCAAGGATGTATGCTCCCAGGCGGCCGATGCCATCCAAGGCCTCCTCACGTCCTACTCGCAGCTGTATACCCTTCGTCGAACACCGTCGTTTGTACCGTATTTCGTTCTTACTGCGTCAATAATGCACCTGGCTATCGGTGCCTCGGACGCACTCAACGTCAACCCGGGCAAAGTAACGCCTGCGGATATCAAAAAGGCAGTCAGAGTTGATTCACGGGTCCAAGAGGCACTAAAGAGGGGCATCGCCGATCTGACAGAGATGGCCCCTTGTCATCACTTTGCGGAACAAGCACTCAACATTCTGCGATATCTCGCCAAGAAGTGGAATATTGAAGTTGACTTTGAAAATAATAACTTGACACCAGAAGATTACGATCGGCTGGTGCGCCCATACACGAGTAGTTTGAACTTTTTCGCTCCCAATGTCGGGGTAGAGGATTTTATCTGTGATTGGGGCTCAGGCAATCGACTCGTGGGAAATGAGCAGAATAGACAGGTTGAAAAGGCGGCGGAAAGCATACAGAACCCATTATTTTGGCCATTCCCGATGCAGGGACGGCCGATCTTACCGACTGGAAAGGAATTAGAACAGGCGGGATTTGCCTTGCTGGCTCCGAACAGGGACTAA
- a CDS encoding nucleus export protein Brr6 (similar to Metarhizium robertsii ARSEF 23 XP_007824672.2), with protein sequence MDARSYEGPMDWEYQDKGPLDPTSPFAQAANNAQRNTLGSPFKTARPPNPFAHLQSPSKSQSHPPQTSRFTPQLSSRNTAPPFRNPAFTTPRKPLDEVVFSEASGAEDSPAPTEASDYPNDTPDIDRKSNISTSATVTPLKVDKSCRYGKSSSRKHLSGKGEIRSHRDPNVTMRKRKRHNSDKDVGSISRQGGYEADSWDSDSDASDGSQRPRSRSKGKQRGYFESLFYALNKYPNTPDHMRRWMQLGANVFLVSILTYVCWSVVSTIRTDIFTANMAEHQRIVAESESCRKDYNINNCANNNAPALNKQCSEWYDCMIQDPDAIMRVKVTAKQVAEIINEFTETMHLKAWGVILAIILICSTVNFGTFSRAHGHHDIRPTPSQPVGDAHDQARPPGITPGYMLVPVQTPRMQRQALLDEGTDTDNSPVNLKSYYTPAGRRSPSKGDRQLSPIKYGRSPSKGY encoded by the exons CCATGGACTGGGAATACCAGGACAAAGGCCCTCTGGACCCCACCAGTCCTTTTGCACAAGCTGCCAACAATGCGCAGAGAAATA CTCTTGGTTCACCGTTCAAAACAGCTCGACCTCCGAATCCTTTTGCACATCTCCAGTCGCCATCAAAATCTCAATCGCATCCTCCCCAAACCTCTCGATTTACGCCGCAGCTGTCGTCAAGAAATACCGCTCCACCTTTTAGAAATCCAGCGTTTACGACTCCCAGAAAGCCccttgatgaagttgtcTTCTCTGAGGCATCAGGTGCCGAAGACAGCCCAGCCCCAACGGAGGCGTCCGACTACCCAAACGACACACCCGACATTGACCGCAAATCCAACATCTCCACGAGCGCAACCGTTACTCCTCTCAAGGTTGACAAGTCCTGTCGATATGGAAAGTCAAGTTCCCGGAAGCATTTGTCCGGCAAAGGAGAGATTCGATCGCATCGTGACCCCAACGTTACAATGCGCAAAAGGAAGCGACACAATTCAGATAAGGATGTCGGAAGCATTTCTCGACAGGGCGGATACGAAGCCGATTCCTGGGACTCTGACTCAGACGCTAGCGACGGATCGCAAAGGCCCAGGAGCCGGTCAAAGGGGAAACAGAGGGGATATTTCGAGTCGCTTTTCTACGCCTTGAACAAGTACCCCAACACGCCAGACCACATGCGGAGATGGATGCAGCTTGGAGCCAACGTTTTTCTCGTGTCCATCTTAACGTATGTCTGCTGGTCGGTCGTCAGTACGATTCGTACGGATATTTTTacagccaacatggccgagCACCAGAGGATAGTTGCGGAATCGGAATCTTGCCGCAAAGATTACAACATCAACAATTGCGCCAACAATAATGCACCGGCTTTGAATAAACAATGCAGCGAGTGGTACGATTGCATGATTCAAGATCCAGACGCCATCATGAGGGTCAAGGTTACGGCCAAGCAAGTAGCCGAAATTATCAATGAGTTTACTGAAACGATGCATCTCAAGGCTTGG GGCGTCATCCTGGCAATCATATTGATTTGCTCTACAGTCAACTTTGGCACATTCAGTCGTGCACATGGTCACCACGATATCcgtccaacaccatcacaaccAGTAGGGGATGCACACGATCAAGCCAGGCCTCCTGGTATTACACCGGGATATATGCTAGTTCCAGTACAGACTCCCAGAATGCAACGGCAGGCGTTACTGGATGAAGGTACGGACACGGACAATTCTCCGGTCAACCTGAAGTCATATTATACGCCTGCTGGACGCCGAAGTCCTAGCAAAGGGGACAGGCAATTAAGTCCGATAAAGTATGGACGCAGCCCCAGCAAGGGATATTAG